In Afipia sp. GAS231, a single window of DNA contains:
- a CDS encoding DUF2189 domain-containing protein, with translation MTTVFARPKLQVFGVATPFVVRKISLSDLGDALRLGWEDFKAIPTHAIVLCVIYPVLGLVLFRLVVGYSVLPLLFPLAAGFTLIGPFAGLGLYELSRRRERGEEAAAWDAMQVLRAPSFGAILELGVLLLVLFGVWIGAADAIYIATFGHAPAATIPDFATRVLTTPEGWSLIIVGCGVGFLFAVVALCISVVSFPLMLDRHATAIDAIRTSLRAVRENPFAMAAWGLIVAALLAIGSLPLFVGLAVVLPVLGHATWHLYRKLVEPDPNPPEEQPRPPIGHRYAADFPASLFPWSRER, from the coding sequence ATGACCACAGTATTTGCAAGACCTAAACTGCAAGTGTTCGGCGTCGCTACCCCCTTTGTCGTTCGCAAGATCAGCCTTTCCGATTTGGGCGACGCACTGCGCCTCGGCTGGGAAGATTTCAAGGCCATCCCAACTCACGCCATCGTGCTGTGCGTGATTTATCCCGTCCTCGGGCTTGTCCTGTTCAGGCTGGTCGTTGGCTATTCGGTACTGCCGCTGCTGTTTCCGCTCGCCGCCGGCTTTACCCTGATCGGTCCTTTTGCCGGGCTCGGCCTCTACGAACTCAGCCGCCGCCGTGAGCGCGGAGAGGAAGCGGCAGCATGGGATGCCATGCAGGTGCTGCGCGCACCATCCTTCGGCGCCATTCTCGAGCTCGGGGTCCTGCTGCTCGTTCTGTTCGGGGTCTGGATCGGCGCCGCGGACGCAATCTACATCGCGACGTTCGGCCACGCTCCGGCCGCCACCATCCCTGACTTCGCAACGCGTGTGTTGACGACGCCGGAAGGATGGTCGCTCATCATCGTCGGCTGCGGCGTCGGCTTCCTGTTCGCCGTCGTGGCTCTGTGCATCAGTGTTGTGTCGTTTCCGCTGATGCTCGACCGGCATGCGACTGCGATCGACGCGATCCGGACGTCGCTGCGGGCGGTGAGGGAAAATCCATTTGCGATGGCGGCATGGGGGCTGATTGTCGCGGCACTGCTGGCGATCGGTTCGCTACCACTCTTCGTTGGTCTCGCTGTCGTGCTGCCGGTGCTCGGTCATGCCACCTGGCATCTTTATCGGAAACTGGTGGAGCCTGACCCGAATCCCCCGGAAGAACAGCCGCGACCGCCGATAGGTCACCGCTATGCCGCAGATTTCCCGGCCTCACTCTTCCCGTGGAGTCGCGAGCGCTAA
- the coxB gene encoding cytochrome c oxidase subunit II: MAVALILLLVAVASVLFHIFSPWWWTPLASNWGYIDDTITLTFWITGAVFFAVVAFMAYCVFRFRHIEGRRAAYNPENKKLEWWLSIGTAIGVAAMLAPGLVVWHQFVTVPADATEVEVMGQQWMWSYRLPGKDGRLGTSDARRVSSDNPMGLNPDDPAGQDDVVIQNDDLHLPIGKPVKVLLRSIDVLHDFYVPEFRAKMDMIPGSVTYYWLTPTRTGTFDVLCAELCGAAHAQMRSKVVVEEEKEYHAWLEKQHTFAELSGQRDVAKAAYKSGSE; this comes from the coding sequence ATGGCTGTAGCACTCATACTGCTTTTGGTAGCGGTCGCCTCTGTGCTGTTTCACATTTTCAGCCCGTGGTGGTGGACGCCGCTCGCCTCCAACTGGGGCTACATCGACGACACGATCACCCTGACGTTCTGGATCACCGGAGCCGTTTTCTTCGCGGTCGTCGCGTTCATGGCCTATTGCGTCTTCCGCTTTCGTCACATCGAGGGACGACGGGCAGCCTACAATCCCGAAAACAAGAAGCTCGAATGGTGGCTCAGCATCGGGACCGCGATCGGCGTCGCAGCCATGCTGGCACCCGGGCTGGTGGTCTGGCACCAGTTCGTCACGGTTCCGGCCGATGCGACCGAGGTCGAAGTCATGGGACAGCAGTGGATGTGGAGCTATCGGCTGCCCGGAAAGGACGGCCGGCTCGGAACTTCCGATGCCCGCCGTGTGAGTTCCGACAATCCCATGGGGTTGAATCCCGACGATCCTGCCGGACAAGATGACGTCGTCATTCAAAACGACGATTTGCACCTGCCGATTGGAAAGCCGGTGAAGGTGTTGCTCCGCTCAATTGATGTCCTGCATGATTTCTATGTGCCCGAGTTCCGGGCCAAGATGGATATGATACCGGGCTCGGTCACCTATTACTGGCTCACGCCCACCCGCACCGGAACATTCGACGTTCTCTGCGCCGAACTCTGCGGCGCCGCGCATGCGCAAATGCGAAGCAAGGTCGTCGTGGAGGAAGAGAAAGAATATCACGCGTGGCTCGAGAAGCAGCACACGTTCGCCGAGCTTTCGGGGCAACGCGATGTCGCGAAAGCGGCCTACAAGTCAGGAAGCGAATGA
- the ctaD gene encoding cytochrome c oxidase subunit I produces MVDVPFDAVAGIPPAEVGEVDLYHPRSWWTRYVFSQDAKVIAIQYSLTASAIGMVALVLSWMMRLQLGFPGTFSFIDANQYLQFITMHGMIMVIYLLTALFLGGFGNYLIPLMVGARDMVFPYVNMLSYWVYLLAVVVLASTFFVPGGPTGAGWTLYPPQAILSGTPGQDWGIILMLASLILFIIGFTMGGLNYVVTVLQARTRGMTLMRMPLTVWGIFTATVMALLAFPALLVASVMMLLDRTLGTSFFMPTLVEMGTLTKYGGGSPILFQHLFWFFGHPEVYIVALPAFGIISDLISVHARKNIFGYRMMVWAIVGIGALSFVVWAHHMYVSGMNPYFGFFFATTTLIIAIPTAIKVYNWVLTLWRGDIHLTTPMLFALAFIITFVNGGLTGLFLGNVVVDVPLSDTMFVVAHFHMVMGIAPIMAVFGGIYHWYPKVTGRMLNETLGRFHFWVSFLGAYAIFFPMHYLGLLGMPRRYHDIGETAFVPASAHDLNAFMSVAALIVGFAQLVFLFNLVWSLFKGKEAGGNPWGAASLEWQTPETPPGHGNWGKELPIVYRWAYDYSVPGAARDFVPQNEPPAGLSTQGSPA; encoded by the coding sequence ATGGTCGATGTCCCGTTTGACGCAGTTGCAGGCATCCCGCCCGCTGAGGTGGGTGAGGTCGATCTCTATCATCCGAGAAGCTGGTGGACGCGGTACGTCTTTTCGCAGGACGCCAAGGTCATCGCCATCCAGTACTCGCTCACGGCGTCGGCCATCGGGATGGTTGCGCTGGTGCTGTCGTGGATGATGCGACTGCAACTCGGATTTCCCGGCACCTTTTCCTTCATCGATGCCAACCAATATCTCCAGTTCATCACCATGCACGGCATGATCATGGTGATCTACCTGCTCACGGCGTTGTTCCTCGGCGGCTTCGGCAACTACCTCATCCCGCTGATGGTCGGCGCCCGGGACATGGTGTTCCCCTATGTGAACATGTTGAGCTATTGGGTCTACCTGCTCGCGGTCGTGGTACTGGCCTCGACCTTTTTCGTGCCCGGCGGCCCCACCGGCGCCGGCTGGACGCTGTACCCGCCGCAGGCGATTCTCTCCGGGACCCCCGGGCAGGATTGGGGCATCATTCTGATGCTGGCCTCCCTGATCCTGTTCATCATCGGCTTCACCATGGGCGGGCTGAACTACGTGGTAACCGTGCTGCAAGCGCGCACGCGCGGCATGACGTTGATGCGGATGCCCCTGACGGTGTGGGGCATCTTTACCGCCACCGTCATGGCACTGCTGGCCTTCCCGGCGCTGCTCGTGGCATCGGTGATGATGCTGCTCGACCGCACTTTGGGAACCAGCTTCTTCATGCCCACGCTGGTCGAGATGGGCACGCTGACGAAGTATGGCGGCGGCAGCCCGATCCTGTTCCAGCACCTGTTCTGGTTCTTCGGCCATCCCGAAGTCTACATCGTCGCCTTGCCGGCCTTCGGCATCATTTCCGATCTGATCAGCGTCCACGCGCGGAAGAACATCTTCGGCTATCGCATGATGGTCTGGGCGATCGTGGGAATCGGCGCGCTCAGCTTCGTCGTCTGGGCGCACCACATGTATGTGAGCGGCATGAACCCGTACTTCGGGTTCTTCTTCGCCACCACGACGCTCATCATCGCCATCCCGACCGCCATCAAGGTTTATAACTGGGTGCTGACCCTGTGGCGCGGCGACATTCATCTCACCACCCCGATGCTGTTCGCGCTTGCGTTCATCATCACATTCGTAAACGGCGGCTTGACCGGCCTGTTTCTTGGCAACGTGGTCGTCGACGTTCCGTTGTCCGACACGATGTTCGTTGTCGCTCACTTTCATATGGTGATGGGCATTGCGCCGATCATGGCCGTATTCGGCGGGATCTATCACTGGTATCCGAAAGTCACCGGGCGAATGCTCAATGAGACGCTTGGACGATTCCACTTCTGGGTCTCGTTCCTCGGGGCCTACGCGATCTTCTTCCCGATGCACTATCTCGGCCTGCTGGGTATGCCCCGCCGCTATCACGACATCGGCGAAACGGCGTTTGTCCCGGCGTCCGCCCATGACCTCAACGCGTTCATGAGTGTGGCGGCCCTGATTGTCGGCTTCGCCCAGCTTGTATTCCTGTTCAATCTGGTCTGGAGCCTGTTCAAGGGAAAAGAGGCCGGCGGCAATCCGTGGGGAGCGGCGTCGCTGGAGTGGCAAACGCCTGAGACCCCGCCGGGGCATGGCAACTGGGGCAAGGAGCTCCCGATCGTCTATCGCTGGGCTTACGATTACAGCGTACCCG